A window of Pyrobaculum aerophilum str. IM2 contains these coding sequences:
- a CDS encoding aldo/keto reductase yields the protein MKIGSLEVGKIGLGAWQAGGGAWRVDFAELKRAYEYALDHGIKFIDTAEVYGSGKSEEFVAELIRNRPHVVVATKVAGSNWGRILKSAERSRRRIGRVDLLQFHWPPPIYVPLCKVIRDLEKAAQLGLTAEIGVSNFDARLMEKALTCTKKYEIVSDQVVYNPLHRAAERLIEMGRARGFVVIAWSPLAKGAVLKENLGNDPARRFDSVVNRAKTAEGRRVAETIRKIAETRGVSPAAVVLAWHAAKGSFPIPGVKTLKQAQEVLEANALQLSEAEVRAIDKASAPFITGTVWPSAMRYIPGFLLKLSFTLARI from the coding sequence CTTGGCAGGCAGGGGGAGGCGCGTGGAGAGTGGATTTCGCAGAGCTTAAACGGGCTTATGAATACGCGCTTGACCACGGCATTAAATTCATAGACACGGCCGAGGTTTACGGCAGTGGGAAGAGCGAAGAGTTCGTCGCAGAATTAATACGCAACAGGCCTCACGTCGTAGTTGCGACAAAAGTGGCGGGGTCTAACTGGGGGCGCATTCTTAAAAGCGCAGAGAGAAGCCGCCGCAGAATCGGCAGAGTGGATTTATTGCAATTTCACTGGCCGCCCCCCATTTACGTGCCTCTCTGTAAAGTTATACGCGATTTAGAAAAGGCGGCGCAGTTGGGCCTAACGGCGGAAATTGGAGTGAGCAATTTCGACGCGAGGCTTATGGAAAAGGCCTTGACATGTACGAAAAAGTACGAAATTGTGTCTGACCAAGTGGTCTACAATCCGTTGCATAGAGCCGCCGAGCGGCTAATTGAAATGGGGAGGGCTAGGGGTTTTGTTGTGATTGCGTGGAGCCCTCTGGCAAAAGGGGCTGTACTGAAGGAGAATTTAGGCAACGACCCGGCGAGGAGATTCGACTCCGTAGTCAACAGGGCCAAGACGGCGGAGGGCAGGAGAGTGGCGGAGACCATAAGGAAAATCGCCGAAACAAGGGGGGTGAGCCCTGCGGCTGTGGTGCTCGCGTGGCACGCGGCGAAGGGATCCTTCCCAATCCCCGGCGTGAAGACCTTAAAGCAAGCACAGGAGGTGTTGGAGGCCAACGCCCTCCAGCTTTCAGAGGCTGAGGTGAGGGCTATTGACAAGGCATCTGCGCCGTTTATCACCGGAACTGTCTGGCCCTCTGCGATGAGGTATATCCCGGGGTTTTTATTAAAACTTAGTTTTACACTGGCCCGGATATAA
- a CDS encoding 3-hydroxyacyl-CoA dehydrogenase/enoyl-CoA hydratase family protein, giving the protein MPKVAVIGAGTMGHGIAELFAIAGYEVALVDVAEDFLKRALQNIEWSLKKLAEKGQIKEDVGVILGRIKPIVNDVCKAVEGAELMVEAVVEDIEIKRKVFAEADRCAPPSAILATNTSSLPITEIAEAVKPERRPLVVGMHFFNPPVLMPLVEIIKGAYTSDETVKKTAEYASKLGKQTVVVNKDVPGFIVNRILARLNEAACWMVARGEATIQEVDSALIYKAGLPMGAFILMDYTGIDVVCFIGDAMVKRGFKTHPCPVIAEKCKEKKYGVKSGEGFYKYPAPGKFQWPEVPKAAGDKVDVTYLLAPAINEAAYLLRESIASREDIDKAIRLGLNWPKGPLEYADELGIDTVVKALEEWKNKTGFEEYEPDPLLRDMAAKGKLGKKSGEGFYTYVKAEEKKLETLIVRYEPGIAWIILNRPERLNAINPKMIEELWKVLDEIEQMDYDKVRVVVITGSGRAFSAGADVTGFMGATPVTIFKVSRKLQMLYERLELLDRPVICGLNGYTLGGGLELAMACDFRIAAETAELGQPEINLGFIPGAGGTQRLARLIGRDKAKELIFTGDRIPAREAERLGLVHKVVPPDRLEQELRAFANKLAEKPPLALAMAKYAINFGLEAPQWVGMMLEASNFGLLFSTEDVIEGVSAFLQKRKPQFKGK; this is encoded by the coding sequence ATGCCTAAAGTGGCAGTAATAGGCGCGGGCACAATGGGCCACGGCATTGCCGAGCTCTTTGCCATAGCCGGGTACGAGGTAGCCCTTGTCGACGTGGCGGAGGATTTCTTAAAGAGAGCTTTGCAAAACATTGAGTGGTCGCTTAAAAAACTCGCAGAGAAGGGGCAGATAAAGGAAGATGTTGGCGTTATTCTCGGGAGGATTAAGCCCATAGTTAATGACGTGTGTAAGGCCGTTGAGGGGGCCGAGCTTATGGTTGAGGCTGTGGTCGAGGATATTGAAATTAAGAGGAAGGTCTTTGCAGAGGCTGACCGCTGCGCTCCTCCCAGCGCTATTTTGGCCACGAATACCTCCTCTTTGCCAATTACGGAGATAGCTGAGGCCGTGAAGCCCGAGAGGAGGCCGCTGGTGGTGGGGATGCACTTTTTCAACCCGCCTGTATTAATGCCGCTGGTAGAGATAATAAAAGGCGCTTACACTAGCGACGAGACTGTCAAAAAAACGGCGGAGTACGCCTCAAAGCTGGGGAAGCAGACAGTAGTTGTGAATAAAGACGTCCCGGGCTTTATTGTAAATAGAATACTCGCCAGATTAAACGAGGCGGCTTGTTGGATGGTGGCTAGGGGGGAGGCAACTATCCAAGAGGTGGACTCTGCGTTAATATATAAGGCAGGTCTGCCGATGGGCGCCTTTATATTAATGGACTACACGGGCATAGACGTCGTCTGCTTTATAGGAGACGCCATGGTTAAGAGGGGGTTTAAGACCCACCCATGCCCCGTAATAGCTGAGAAGTGCAAGGAGAAGAAATACGGCGTTAAGAGCGGAGAGGGCTTTTACAAATACCCAGCGCCTGGTAAATTCCAGTGGCCCGAGGTGCCCAAGGCGGCTGGGGACAAGGTAGACGTCACATACCTACTCGCTCCCGCGATAAACGAGGCTGCGTATCTATTACGTGAGAGTATTGCCAGCAGAGAAGATATTGACAAAGCGATCAGATTAGGCCTTAACTGGCCAAAAGGGCCATTGGAATACGCAGATGAATTAGGCATAGACACAGTGGTGAAGGCGCTGGAGGAGTGGAAGAATAAGACTGGATTTGAGGAGTACGAGCCAGATCCCCTCTTGAGGGACATGGCGGCTAAAGGGAAATTGGGTAAGAAAAGCGGCGAGGGCTTTTATACATATGTCAAGGCTGAGGAGAAAAAGCTCGAGACTTTAATTGTGCGCTACGAGCCTGGCATTGCCTGGATTATTCTCAACAGACCCGAGAGGCTCAACGCCATAAACCCGAAAATGATAGAAGAGCTGTGGAAAGTCCTCGATGAAATTGAGCAAATGGATTACGACAAAGTGAGAGTAGTAGTAATTACGGGATCTGGCAGGGCATTCTCAGCTGGGGCGGACGTCACGGGGTTTATGGGCGCCACTCCGGTGACGATATTTAAAGTGTCTAGGAAATTACAAATGCTGTATGAGCGGCTGGAGTTACTGGACAGGCCTGTGATATGCGGCCTCAACGGCTACACCCTCGGAGGCGGCTTGGAGCTGGCCATGGCCTGCGACTTCAGAATCGCGGCAGAGACGGCGGAACTAGGACAGCCCGAAATAAACCTCGGCTTTATACCCGGGGCCGGAGGCACGCAGAGATTGGCTAGGCTAATAGGCAGAGACAAGGCGAAGGAGCTCATCTTTACCGGAGATAGAATACCGGCTAGAGAGGCCGAGAGGCTCGGCTTAGTACACAAGGTAGTTCCGCCGGATAGACTTGAGCAAGAGCTCAGGGCTTTTGCTAACAAACTGGCGGAAAAGCCGCCATTGGCGCTGGCCATGGCAAAATACGCCATAAACTTCGGCTTAGAGGCGCCGCAGTGGGTGGGCATGATGTTAGAGGCCTCCAACTTCGGGCTACTCTTCAGCACAGAGGACGTAATTGAGGGCGTCTCCGCCTTCTTGCAGAAAAGGAAGCCCCAGTTCAAGGGCAAATAG
- a CDS encoding M42 family metallopeptidase yields the protein MDDFVQLLKKLSEARGPSGFEDEVREVVIKEMEPYVDEVVVDRWGNVIGVKKGASNYRAMVAAHIDEIGLIIDHIEKEGFLRFRPIGGWNEITLVGQRVWVRASDGRWIRGVIGSTPPHVTPSGKEREAPEIKDMFIDIGASSKEEAEKIGVVIGSIAVLDREFAVLNGKVVTGKAFDDRVGVAVMLYTLRQLRDLPVTLYAVATVQEEVGLRGAQIAAEKINPHYAIALDTTIAADVPGVGERLHITKIGKGPAIKVLDGGRGGLFIAHPGLRDHIVKLAREAGIPYQLEVLYGGTTDAMAIAFRREGIPAATISIPTRYVHSPVEVLNVEDAVNASRLLKIVLERTTPDIVDKFLDKKVK from the coding sequence ATGGACGACTTTGTACAACTTTTAAAAAAACTCTCAGAGGCGAGGGGCCCGTCCGGCTTTGAAGACGAGGTGAGAGAGGTTGTCATAAAGGAGATGGAGCCCTATGTTGACGAGGTGGTTGTGGACAGGTGGGGAAATGTCATCGGCGTTAAGAAGGGCGCCTCTAATTACAGGGCTATGGTCGCTGCGCATATTGACGAGATTGGCCTAATAATTGACCACATTGAGAAAGAGGGATTTCTCAGGTTTAGGCCAATAGGGGGGTGGAACGAAATTACTTTAGTCGGGCAGAGGGTTTGGGTGAGGGCATCCGACGGCAGGTGGATCAGAGGCGTGATTGGCTCAACGCCGCCTCACGTAACCCCCTCTGGTAAGGAGAGGGAGGCCCCCGAGATAAAAGACATGTTTATTGACATAGGCGCCTCTAGTAAAGAGGAGGCTGAAAAAATCGGCGTTGTGATAGGTTCTATTGCTGTTTTAGACCGAGAGTTCGCCGTATTAAACGGCAAAGTCGTGACGGGAAAGGCCTTTGACGACAGAGTGGGAGTAGCCGTAATGTTATACACGCTAAGACAGCTAAGGGACTTGCCCGTGACTCTCTACGCCGTCGCCACTGTACAAGAAGAGGTGGGGCTGAGGGGGGCGCAGATAGCCGCTGAGAAAATCAACCCGCATTACGCCATAGCTTTAGATACCACTATTGCCGCAGACGTCCCCGGGGTGGGGGAGCGTTTGCATATTACTAAAATCGGCAAAGGTCCGGCCATAAAGGTATTAGACGGGGGGCGCGGCGGCCTTTTTATAGCCCACCCAGGCCTCAGAGATCACATTGTAAAATTGGCGAGGGAGGCGGGAATACCCTACCAGCTTGAGGTTTTATACGGCGGCACTACTGACGCCATGGCAATAGCGTTTCGGAGAGAGGGTATTCCCGCGGCCACAATTTCCATCCCCACACGCTATGTACACTCCCCAGTGGAAGTGCTCAACGTGGAAGACGCAGTAAACGCATCTAGGCTTTTAAAAATAGTGCTGGAGAGAACTACGCCTGATATTGTCGATAAGTTCCTCGACAAGAAAGTTAAGTAG
- a CDS encoding phosphate signaling complex PhoU family protein, with translation MRRLLDYAEEEIARRIREGAKMAVEALSAALTEEPKAESIREISSRIHELHYEISDLVMEAVARYSPVATDLRFLKGALFVSYDIYRVARYAYDIAVVVEKLGSGCWSRRVVEVGEVVKRMVSTSVEMFLNKDISRLKEVEELDDNVVDKAYESSLVDVLRGADRCKVMETVVLRLLERASDHAVYIANHAYYLVTGQVKRH, from the coding sequence GTGAGAAGGCTACTTGACTACGCCGAGGAGGAAATAGCCCGTAGAATAAGAGAGGGCGCTAAAATGGCCGTGGAGGCCCTATCCGCGGCCTTGACGGAGGAGCCAAAGGCTGAGTCGATTAGGGAGATTTCTTCCAGAATACACGAGCTACACTACGAGATCTCCGATTTAGTTATGGAGGCAGTGGCGCGATACAGCCCAGTGGCCACAGACTTGCGTTTTCTAAAAGGGGCTCTCTTCGTCTCATACGACATTTACAGAGTGGCGCGCTACGCTTACGACATAGCGGTAGTGGTGGAAAAGTTGGGCTCTGGGTGTTGGTCGCGTCGAGTGGTGGAGGTGGGAGAGGTTGTGAAGAGGATGGTGAGCACGTCCGTAGAGATGTTCTTGAATAAGGATATTTCCCGTCTAAAAGAAGTGGAGGAATTAGACGACAATGTAGTGGATAAAGCGTACGAGAGCTCGCTGGTGGATGTGTTGAGAGGGGCTGATAGGTGTAAAGTAATGGAGACGGTGGTGTTGAGGCTTTTAGAAAGGGCGTCGGACCACGCCGTTTATATCGCCAACCACGCCTATTATTTAGTCACCGGACAGGTAAAAAGGCATTAA
- a CDS encoding PaREP1 family protein yields MLVVHPWRDLRKYVEIRLEEAEAELRLAERFLEEGLYRNAAGKAFQAWKSLMAAIGAMYRDVLAKHFPGVVKTRDGKTVPRVDWVLAYMPTTRLREVAIRLRGVAEFDIVSLTDLALNLHEFQYNGVDKEAVLSRYTALDLAVSDLNYFIEKCKEVLRKAKTK; encoded by the coding sequence GTGTTAGTCGTACACCCCTGGAGAGATCTGCGTAAATACGTAGAGATTAGGCTTGAGGAGGCAGAGGCCGAGCTGAGACTCGCTGAGAGGTTTCTAGAGGAAGGGCTTTATAGAAACGCGGCTGGAAAAGCCTTTCAAGCCTGGAAGTCCTTAATGGCGGCAATAGGCGCCATGTACAGAGATGTCCTGGCCAAGCACTTCCCAGGGGTTGTAAAAACGCGAGATGGCAAAACTGTGCCTAGAGTGGACTGGGTGCTGGCCTACATGCCCACTACGAGGCTAAGGGAAGTGGCTATAAGGCTAAGAGGCGTGGCGGAATTTGACATAGTCTCGCTCACAGACTTAGCCCTTAATCTCCACGAGTTTCAATACAACGGCGTCGATAAAGAAGCGGTGTTGAGCAGATACACTGCGCTGGACTTAGCAGTTTCCGATTTAAATTACTTCATAGAAAAATGTAAAGAGGTGTTAAGAAAAGCGAAAACTAAGTAA
- a CDS encoding ABC transporter ATP-binding protein has product MALRITQLSSGYGKLQVLFGLTFEVGNNSIVSLLGPNGAGKTTTLLSIMGVVKPWGGKVELGGVDVTSAPPYKKVELGLSLVPEGRRLFPEMTVEENLLMGAYTKRAREKARDSLEFVYSLFPRLKERRRQKAGTMSGGEQQMLAIARALMARPRVLLIDEPSAGLAPKVVADLFQTISQLRSEMSVLLVEQNVAVALEISDYAYVLENGRIVLQGTPSELAENQHVKRAYLGV; this is encoded by the coding sequence ATGGCGTTGAGAATTACGCAACTCTCGTCGGGATACGGCAAGTTGCAGGTACTTTTCGGCCTCACGTTTGAAGTCGGCAATAACTCCATAGTCTCCCTTTTGGGGCCCAACGGGGCTGGGAAGACCACGACTCTTCTGTCAATAATGGGCGTGGTGAAACCCTGGGGCGGCAAGGTGGAGCTGGGAGGCGTCGACGTTACGAGCGCGCCGCCTTATAAAAAAGTAGAGCTTGGCCTCTCTCTAGTGCCAGAGGGAAGGAGGCTGTTCCCAGAGATGACGGTGGAGGAGAATTTGCTCATGGGGGCCTATACTAAACGGGCGCGCGAAAAGGCACGCGACAGCCTTGAGTTTGTCTACTCCCTCTTCCCCAGGCTGAAGGAGAGGAGGAGACAAAAAGCCGGCACTATGAGCGGCGGGGAGCAACAAATGTTAGCCATCGCCCGGGCTCTAATGGCGAGGCCTAGAGTTCTGTTAATAGACGAGCCAAGCGCGGGCCTAGCGCCTAAAGTGGTGGCGGATCTATTCCAAACAATTAGCCAGTTGAGGAGCGAGATGTCAGTCTTGTTAGTGGAACAAAACGTCGCCGTGGCTTTAGAAATAAGCGATTATGCATATGTATTAGAAAACGGGAGAATAGTACTACAGGGAACGCCTAGTGAGCTGGCAGAAAACCAACACGTCAAAAGGGCATATCTCGGCGTATAG
- a CDS encoding ABC transporter ATP-binding protein, producing the protein MTLLRVESVVKKFGGLRALDGVTFSLERGEFLAVVGPNGSGKTTLLNVINGVYKPDEGKVIFEGRDITNMPPYKRARLGITRAFQVPRPFPELTVLENVIVGAIFNGGYDKEKAVEVAEEALRFVKLYEKRHQLAGRLTFNELRLLELARALAGNPKLLLLDEVMAGLTPTEIDEMAKLIKRLSEERGIAAISLVEHRMRAVAQLAHRVIVMHQGHIIAEGPPETALNDPKVVEVYLGRPWR; encoded by the coding sequence ATGACGTTACTTAGAGTTGAGAGTGTGGTGAAAAAATTCGGCGGCCTCCGCGCCCTGGACGGAGTCACGTTCAGCCTCGAGAGGGGGGAGTTCTTGGCCGTGGTGGGCCCAAACGGTTCGGGAAAAACCACGCTTCTAAACGTAATAAACGGGGTGTATAAGCCTGATGAGGGCAAAGTGATTTTCGAAGGGCGGGACATAACGAACATGCCTCCTTATAAAAGGGCGAGGCTGGGAATAACACGGGCCTTTCAAGTCCCCAGGCCCTTTCCCGAGCTGACGGTGCTTGAAAACGTAATTGTGGGGGCTATATTCAACGGGGGGTACGACAAAGAAAAGGCGGTGGAGGTTGCGGAAGAGGCCTTGAGATTTGTCAAGTTATACGAGAAGAGACATCAACTGGCGGGGAGGCTTACTTTTAACGAGCTCAGGCTGTTGGAGCTGGCGAGAGCGCTGGCGGGGAACCCGAAGCTGTTGTTACTAGACGAAGTAATGGCGGGGCTGACGCCTACGGAAATAGACGAAATGGCAAAGTTAATAAAAAGGCTATCAGAGGAGAGGGGCATAGCAGCAATTTCTCTAGTTGAGCACAGAATGAGAGCAGTGGCCCAACTGGCCCACAGAGTAATTGTAATGCACCAAGGACACATAATTGCGGAGGGCCCCCCAGAAACAGCGCTTAACGATCCCAAAGTAGTAGAAGTGTATTTAGGCAGACCATGGCGTTGA
- a CDS encoding branched-chain amino acid ABC transporter permease: MRPYLPLGTYLLLMLLAFAFPEYSKLIASIAFYMALGQAVNIFVGLTGYVDFGYVAFLAMGAYGVGVAITYWHYLGLFALPAGLLLGVLLAASLAAAVGAIALRLRGAYFAIATIGVNEGIKHLIVGANIWGGGAGLILGANMIKAFGRDTALFIANIGSTIMILLTGLLAVIAMYVIQASKAGYALAAIRQDEDAAKVMGINPTKYKLMAFITSATLSSLLGASYFSLGNMQVFPENVFFVEYILDGLAVMFLGGAGTVTGPIVGGLVYFGVRYLVGLAAPGMQALITALIVFLIVILMPKGIVGTLREKRASIRRWVP, encoded by the coding sequence ATGAGGCCTTACCTCCCCCTCGGCACATATCTGTTGTTAATGTTGCTGGCTTTTGCCTTCCCTGAGTACTCTAAACTCATTGCATCAATAGCCTTTTACATGGCCCTGGGCCAGGCGGTTAATATCTTCGTCGGATTGACTGGATATGTGGACTTCGGCTACGTGGCCTTTCTTGCGATGGGGGCTTACGGTGTGGGCGTTGCAATCACATACTGGCACTACTTAGGCCTTTTCGCCCTGCCAGCCGGGCTCCTTCTCGGCGTCTTGCTAGCAGCTAGCTTGGCCGCGGCAGTCGGGGCCATTGCGCTGAGGCTAAGAGGCGCATATTTCGCCATTGCCACAATAGGCGTGAACGAGGGGATTAAGCACTTAATAGTCGGAGCAAATATATGGGGAGGCGGGGCGGGCTTAATACTGGGCGCGAATATGATAAAAGCCTTTGGCAGAGACACCGCCCTCTTCATAGCTAATATCGGCTCCACTATTATGATTTTACTCACAGGGCTTTTGGCGGTAATTGCAATGTACGTAATACAGGCCAGCAAGGCGGGATACGCCCTCGCCGCCATTAGACAAGACGAAGACGCCGCCAAGGTAATGGGGATTAACCCGACTAAGTATAAGCTAATGGCTTTTATCACAAGCGCCACGCTTTCAAGCCTCTTGGGAGCCTCTTATTTCAGCCTCGGCAATATGCAGGTGTTCCCCGAAAACGTCTTTTTTGTGGAGTATATACTCGACGGGCTTGCCGTTATGTTTCTCGGCGGCGCTGGCACTGTTACGGGACCTATAGTGGGGGGATTGGTATACTTCGGAGTTAGATATTTAGTGGGCCTAGCGGCCCCGGGAATGCAGGCCTTAATCACGGCGCTTATTGTATTCCTAATAGTTATTCTCATGCCAAAAGGCATCGTCGGCACGCTGAGGGAGAAAAGAGCTTCTATAAGGAGGTGGGTGCCATGA
- a CDS encoding branched-chain amino acid ABC transporter permease, with translation MDIIPYFLTGLVIGSIYGLTTLGLSLIFGVLRVANVAHGSFIMIGAYVAYTFFVAWAIPPIVSATAALLIGMAAGYLVYVGVIKPLGKAELNILVALFALGALLAEVARLIWGPDFVGYRWSIGSIEIAGLQLEITKLMGAVASLIIAVLLELTLRRTYFGRAIKAVVQDPIGAMVVGINVERILALSAAVGIGVTALGGVLLTLFIPVGINPYMGGPYTLIGFVIAVLGGLGSVMGAYIAGLLFGVFESVGFYVFSSLGFAEPSQMALFLSFVLLLLLLLFKPTGLFRI, from the coding sequence ATGGATATAATCCCCTATTTTTTAACTGGATTGGTAATTGGATCTATTTACGGCTTGACGACGCTGGGGCTTAGCCTTATTTTTGGCGTGTTGCGTGTGGCAAATGTGGCCCACGGATCGTTTATAATGATTGGGGCGTACGTGGCTTATACCTTTTTCGTGGCATGGGCAATTCCGCCGATTGTCTCAGCAACGGCGGCTTTGTTAATAGGAATGGCGGCTGGGTATTTAGTATACGTAGGCGTTATCAAGCCTCTTGGAAAAGCCGAGCTGAACATATTAGTTGCCCTATTTGCCCTAGGGGCGTTGCTGGCAGAGGTGGCGAGGCTGATTTGGGGCCCCGATTTCGTGGGCTATAGGTGGAGTATAGGCTCTATAGAAATCGCAGGCCTCCAGCTGGAGATCACAAAGCTGATGGGGGCCGTGGCCTCTCTGATAATCGCCGTATTGTTAGAGTTGACGTTGAGGCGGACGTACTTCGGCCGCGCTATTAAGGCAGTAGTTCAAGACCCAATAGGCGCAATGGTAGTGGGGATAAACGTGGAGAGAATACTGGCTTTAAGCGCCGCCGTTGGAATAGGCGTAACCGCATTAGGAGGAGTGTTGCTAACGTTGTTCATACCAGTTGGGATTAACCCTTACATGGGCGGGCCCTATACCCTAATAGGCTTTGTCATTGCAGTTTTGGGCGGGCTCGGCTCTGTAATGGGGGCTTACATTGCCGGGTTGTTGTTTGGAGTTTTCGAGTCAGTGGGGTTTTACGTCTTCTCGTCGCTGGGCTTCGCCGAGCCGTCACAAATGGCGCTTTTCTTATCCTTTGTACTGCTGTTGCTACTGTTATTATTCAAGCCTACAGGTCTGTTTAGGATATGA
- a CDS encoding amino acid ABC transporter substrate-binding protein: MANAKTLWIVAAVVATIIVGALAWLATQTPAQTPTTPPTTPSPTPTTPKVTTTPPTTTPTPTPTTTQAGECPDEIVIGTAMPISGRYAAEGQYSLWGALAVVNWINDQGGLDCGGKKVKVRLIYRDSESKLELAQSITEALITQDKVHFLLSPYGSDLALGVSPIAEKYGVIMAVVGASSDRIFQQGFMYVIGVAAPASQYMVPVLDMIVKKDPSVKKVAILYRDSEFNRQVAEGAKAYAEKLGLQVAVYEVYPSSPKDLTPQILKVKQAAPDVIIVASHFADGQLAVQQLAEQKVDAKIIALSVAPLVPDFYNALKEKAECIVGPSHWEPGVKYTPDLAKQRGVEWFGPTREEFIQYFKKVAKQMGGQEVEPGYHAAWAAEGVLTILYGVQKAMSVKSDKVLSVLQKARFMTFFSEFKLDPTTNLNVAHSMAVIQWQDGSRVVVWPPDVAEGKLVYPALTWDQKASGQRCK; this comes from the coding sequence ATGGCAAACGCCAAAACTCTCTGGATTGTGGCGGCAGTTGTGGCAACAATAATTGTCGGGGCATTGGCTTGGTTAGCCACACAAACGCCAGCCCAAACCCCCACTACACCCCCCACTACGCCTTCTCCAACGCCAACTACGCCTAAAGTCACTACGACGCCTCCAACCACCACGCCGACTCCAACTCCCACTACAACACAGGCAGGCGAGTGCCCCGATGAAATTGTCATCGGGACTGCGATGCCTATCTCCGGCAGATATGCCGCGGAGGGCCAGTACTCCCTCTGGGGGGCCCTGGCCGTGGTGAATTGGATTAACGACCAGGGAGGGCTTGACTGCGGCGGGAAGAAGGTTAAGGTGAGGCTTATTTACAGAGACAGCGAGTCGAAATTAGAGCTCGCCCAGAGCATAACCGAGGCTCTAATAACACAGGACAAGGTGCACTTCTTGCTAAGCCCCTACGGCTCAGATCTAGCCCTAGGCGTGTCTCCCATAGCTGAGAAATACGGCGTGATAATGGCAGTGGTGGGCGCGTCTTCAGACCGCATTTTCCAGCAGGGGTTTATGTACGTCATTGGAGTCGCGGCGCCTGCAAGTCAGTACATGGTGCCTGTGCTGGACATGATTGTGAAAAAAGACCCCTCTGTGAAGAAAGTGGCTATTCTCTACAGAGACAGCGAGTTCAACAGACAAGTGGCCGAGGGAGCCAAGGCGTATGCAGAGAAGCTTGGCTTACAAGTGGCGGTTTACGAGGTCTATCCCTCATCGCCTAAAGACTTAACGCCGCAGATCCTAAAAGTTAAGCAGGCGGCGCCAGATGTGATAATTGTTGCATCGCATTTCGCAGACGGCCAGCTGGCCGTTCAGCAACTGGCAGAACAAAAAGTTGACGCGAAAATCATCGCGTTGTCAGTAGCGCCTTTAGTCCCGGACTTCTACAACGCGCTTAAAGAAAAGGCCGAGTGCATAGTAGGCCCCTCCCACTGGGAGCCCGGCGTTAAGTACACGCCCGATCTCGCCAAGCAGAGGGGCGTGGAGTGGTTCGGGCCCACTAGAGAGGAGTTTATCCAGTACTTCAAAAAAGTGGCTAAGCAAATGGGAGGCCAAGAGGTTGAGCCGGGCTACCACGCCGCCTGGGCCGCTGAGGGAGTATTGACTATATTATACGGGGTGCAGAAGGCGATGTCTGTAAAGTCTGATAAAGTCTTATCCGTTTTACAAAAGGCTAGATTTATGACTTTCTTCAGCGAGTTTAAACTGGACCCAACTACAAATCTCAACGTGGCGCACTCCATGGCGGTTATTCAGTGGCAAGATGGGAGTAGAGTCGTAGTGTGGCCTCCAGACGTGGCCGAGGGCAAGTTAGTATACCCAGCGCTGACTTGGGATCAAAAGGCCTCTGGACAGCGCTGTAAGTAA
- a CDS encoding ATP-binding cassette domain-containing protein → MAKLTARDLKLSFGNVEVLKGVNLEIKERTITALMGPSGSGKSTLLRVFNRLIELYPEARVSGEVLLDGQDVFKMDVIELRRRVQMIFQIPNPIPNLSIFENVALGLKLNRIVKSKKELEARVRQALEKAQLWDEVKNRLDAPAGKLSGGQQQRLCVARALAFDPEVLLADEPTANLDPENTAKLESLFLELKKDMTIVLVTHFPAQAARVSDYVAFLYKGQIVEVGPTKEVFTNPRHELTEKYVTGKLY, encoded by the coding sequence GTGGCTAAGCTAACAGCTAGGGATTTAAAGCTTTCCTTTGGAAACGTAGAGGTTTTAAAAGGAGTGAACTTGGAAATTAAAGAGCGCACAATCACTGCATTAATGGGGCCTTCTGGTAGCGGCAAGTCCACGCTGTTGCGCGTATTCAACCGGCTAATAGAGCTCTACCCAGAGGCTAGGGTGTCCGGGGAGGTGTTATTAGACGGGCAGGACGTTTTTAAAATGGACGTTATTGAGCTCAGGAGGAGGGTCCAAATGATTTTTCAAATACCAAACCCAATTCCTAATTTGTCAATTTTTGAAAACGTGGCCCTGGGCCTTAAGTTGAACAGAATTGTGAAGAGCAAGAAAGAGCTAGAGGCGCGGGTTCGCCAAGCTCTCGAAAAGGCGCAGTTGTGGGACGAGGTGAAAAATAGGCTTGACGCGCCCGCAGGGAAGCTTTCAGGCGGCCAGCAACAGAGGCTGTGCGTTGCCCGGGCCCTAGCCTTTGACCCCGAGGTATTGCTGGCAGACGAGCCCACTGCCAATTTAGACCCGGAGAACACAGCAAAGTTAGAATCTCTATTTCTAGAATTGAAAAAAGATATGACCATTGTGCTCGTTACCCATTTCCCAGCCCAGGCGGCGAGGGTTAGCGACTACGTGGCGTTTTTATACAAGGGCCAGATAGTCGAGGTGGGACCCACTAAAGAAGTATTTACAAACCCAAGGCACGAACTCACAGAAAAATACGTAACTGGCAAACTATATTAG